The following DNA comes from Actinomycetota bacterium.
CATCGTGCACTCGGACTGGGGTCGGGCCAGGGCGCGTTGCGGGCCCTGTGGCCCGTACGTCTCCCTGGCCCGCCCTCCCGAACCGGACGTGCGACTCTCACCGCATCCGGCTCTCCCCAAGTCCATGCCGCTGAGCTGCTGTGGTCCGTCATGCCGGGCTCGCCATGGCGAGGGGATGGCTGCTCCCCGGTACCGGTAGCGATTAATCGCCACCCCCGCCGGGTTGAACAGGCGCACCTCGCCCTGCGTCGGCCATCCTCCAGGAAGAAAGCGGCGGCACAGTTCCTGCCAACCAACCCTGGGGTGCTTGTTGCGCAGCCAGGACACCACCCGGTGCCAAGTGAAGGCGCCGATGTACGAAAACGTCTTGGCCGCCGCCCCGTGGCGGTGGTAATTGGTCCAGCCTCGTAGCACCCGGTTGAGCCGGTGCAGCAAGACCGTGAGCGTCTGACTCGTGTACTTGCGGTTCGTGATCTCGCGTACCTTGGCCTTCACGGTGTCGAGTGCGCGCCGGGAAGGGTACGTGTACACGTAGCACTTCGTGCAGCCCCGCTTCTGGTGTCGCTGGATGCGCATGCCCAGGAAGTCGAAGCCCTGGTCGATGTGGATGACCTTCGTCTTCTCCTCCGAGAGGCGCAGGCCCATCTTCTGAAGCACTTGCGCCGCCTCAGCCTTTAGGGCTTCGGCGTGTTCACGGTCACCGGCCACAAGGAGCAACCAGTCATCCGCGTAGCGGATAAGGCGGTAGCTGGCCATGCCCCGGCACCGTCGCTTGGCCCGTTCGTGGCTGTCTCCCATGGCCTCCCAGGCCTCGACGAAGTGCTCGTCCAGGAGCGAGAGCGCAATGTTGGAGATGAGGGGTGAGACGATGCCGCCCTGAGGGGCACCGGTGTCACTGTCCCGAAGCTCCCCATCCTCACCGAGGATGCCGGATTTCAGGAAGGCCTTCACCAGGTCCATGATCCGCCGGTCGGCGATCCGCTCCCGCATGCGGCTGAGCACCGCGGCGTGGGAGATTTCGTCGAAGCACGCCTTGATGTCTCCCTCGACGACCCACTCGTACGAGCGCGAGGCGAGGTAGTGCATCTCGGCGATGGCGTCCTGGGCCTGGCGCCCCGGGCGGAAGCCGTAGGAACACGACTTGAAGTCCGCCTCGAAGATCGGCTCGAGCACGCTGGCACTCAGCTCAGGACAGGCACCGCCGGTGATCGAAGGCTATTCGATCAAGGAAGACCTGCCGGATCGTTGGGAGCGAGCCATGGGCATAAATCGTTACCTGGCGGGAGTTCGGCGAGACTCGTCTCCTTGCCGGGCGCGGTAGCCAACACAAGTCGACAGGTAGGCCAAGGGGAAACACTGACCGCCGTTGCGGTTGATATCATTAATGGTATCTGATGTGGAACATTTAACTCGAGCCCGAAGTCGAACGGTGGCTCGATCAGCTCAATGTGAAGGAGTTCGGAACGGTCGCGTTCAACATCGACCGGCTGGCCAAGAATGGGCCCTCTCTGCGAATGCCTCACTCGCGGGCACTCGGCGGCGGCCTCTACGAGTTGCGGTTCTTCGTGGTGGACATCGCACAGCGTGTCACGTACTTCTTCCCCGGCGACAGGAGAATCGTCCTGCTGACAGAGTTCCGAAAGCAACGTACGAACGAGCGTATTGAGATTGAGCGGGCACGACTCGCAATGATCAGGTGCATCCGCGAACAACACAGCGCCGAGGGGGAGAGACAGTGAC
Coding sequences within:
- a CDS encoding reverse transcriptase domain-containing protein, with amino-acid sequence MLEPIFEADFKSCSYGFRPGRQAQDAIAEMHYLASRSYEWVVEGDIKACFDEISHAAVLSRMRERIADRRIMDLVKAFLKSGILGEDGELRDSDTGAPQGGIVSPLISNIALSLLDEHFVEAWEAMGDSHERAKRRCRGMASYRLIRYADDWLLLVAGDREHAEALKAEAAQVLQKMGLRLSEEKTKVIHIDQGFDFLGMRIQRHQKRGCTKCYVYTYPSRRALDTVKAKVREITNRKYTSQTLTVLLHRLNRVLRGWTNYHRHGAAAKTFSYIGAFTWHRVVSWLRNKHPRVGWQELCRRFLPGGWPTQGEVRLFNPAGVAINRYRYRGAAIPSPWRARHDGPQQLSGMDLGRAGCGESRTSGSGGRARETYGPQGPQRALARPQSECTMVWPAGRLRQMAICRASTTSSVRIWSAIDQPTTRRLQESSTTAKYTLPSWVGCSVTSLTHSWSCPVALKSRLTRSSAGASAGLRRVQPLRRRVKIPWMPAAAISRAMRLRPTRRPSPRTSSACTRGAP